One Zeugodacus cucurbitae isolate PBARC_wt_2022May chromosome 3, idZeuCucr1.2, whole genome shotgun sequence genomic region harbors:
- the LOC105208490 gene encoding uncharacterized protein LOC105208490 isoform X5, with amino-acid sequence MEVATTNTHHHNHHHQHLGHQLHHPAHRLPMAKSTQHQQQQQQSNHCLTVSNDSAQSGGGGGGGSPRSPFQREVREWQRIYPDTGALLSGRLEADRWINGPLNSYGKKSSSGGSSSSNNSTKLNTHKSAGGKVSLHAIVGSAGDNNNNSGSASRINNDLTESPKSTATTAKSSNEALSGIKTWQQQRSNARHLEQATLYGQNSNSSKMRVGGADCDDCYAVVSADADESQLRYHQHHLQPQQLRKQQQQQQQSSVVLSETTPPTRRRDLESFRLYGDSTTAATTAGAAADDNAKADDLRLSTRQLRRQQQPFGQLSSSALLQRSHSISTDDLSNEWESNEAVAESNEWRRVSKLRRSFQSSSTANNSNTSDPAVQQPPSSIRRPYDLPASAVSVSRIRAELESGRRLTTAMRNNHVDLAALESILHGPDKTTGASSRNTLLTAESLKEIRGRLKKLSDESLYKDDFIAYQQPPSADEHIEVQQSVRRKLSTPRLQQLTPEESPEISTATQHTSAFKVVGAQRKPTDNDSLTQRSTHLNQKHTSNSLESRQKQRDTNSTEWHSRRKSYGFEKMSPPDNKTMHRMDASTDSGLGRSGELGNWSPTEAAPPRATVIHFGEPAKAVTSAHYRAAKSPLRRTPDEDLLKRHSIAVDESQYVRDNLRKTSQVHLNGFYEPAEPAAKSTVQLSRYDSNAESNQLFQRNTQNAQKRVEFCKTEVHFAAESGRVNIVETDGKPPPTNNFRRRRRTTSGPLQSLTKTASTAGTSTAVSTTTASNVTHFGDDQHQQQRHRTIASSVVAYKATLVEPPTVLNDAQIMPATTNVTVSVQHAEGSRGSYASTTSGVDTTDNENDEIAAIRGILKNKPVKPKPYHLGENIDSADALWGVQLKPVAGGGSSAAREKEDSPTAVLNKSVAERVRIVEKRHEHSAPNGYSTKINLSLDEPAAAARDWPNAGAPMLMPNTDNQPIPNNTNRRASAQELILQDLREHQRMLDEGLKSTSLIIKTMRSANEFDEAMRRLSIASLESSTMPPIVVPTPMLRSNSYQETVRRYSNASLESTERELTTQTVVHTSSSAAALTAATSSRRLSFETQSAFVTPLSLPPAPLVAPRLKLLGSTEVAVSQQLSQLRRMYDIAATQQENDEDAADSADEEVKSYFCAHEQAEQSDSGGGTLESSSQEDERAIEYSSGSWSRMKAKRTIWKIEAEERKAAPAVLDKADLPKSNIMSIELHSPQTSLEKRDSIKRNQTPPVAKPRTVTGAVNATQHPQIHVATTVKQTADRFSAAEQQRQSLKIVKEARGARKLREHELSYFGVPHGQKHEENETKPKQQPNSNANTLSLSKRSLPSRQRLTVIGNEDTKSMRRHEANNTETTTVSGQTQTATKWQLLNDKPDLLRHSPIAVEPQLIRRTADVQRSERNSTSVERNKRMPSTELRLDDELNDAVEDDDDDNEHFYENITNEITPVFKVKSPQPYDRKMDMERDAFILNEMNENADLTMKALSDEAAHKDRRRRRSSLHRRDSKPLETIEEKLVTQKPNDTCIAVKMSRGTLASEAKRHARHTTTSPSPHDTTTRVRTSSQSSVESCPRARSRSLSSEREYENIRTPKPTRTNATATTKIQAKSVSKQQQRSSSRESQRSARLPYSSGDEVNPREEQRVRMKSKRSSNSTSGTTGRSGERQRSSGSSKKDSHHDKHGHHTTTTSSRDVEQRRRAASSTTHASQREERGECVTVPQQQRTASSGRSSSSNKRREEPATNAGSSGRHSSSRNATEKARTSAGVRLLRSLRVGRTDDAKASSTEQRASGHHRSTSEREKAHEKEREKELQSKSRGHSTSKTQHHSSSEHHQHSLTAHSGTMSSKTREHKKATSNAIEKPHERATTPTHSKSSQNINGRHNTTGQHDGHRKHNDHKRAHTRPQQEESRTTKTTTTQRKRSEHSARERT; translated from the exons aaaagcagcagcggcggcagcagcagcagcaacaactccACAAAGCTGAACACCCACAAGAGTGCTGGCGGTAAGGTGAGCCTACATGCAATTGTTGGCAGCGctggtgacaacaacaacaacagcggcagcgCTAGTCGAATCAACAACGACTTAACAGAGTCACCAAaaagcacagcaacaacagcgaaaaGTTCAAATGAAGCATTGAGTGGCATAAAAACGTGGCAGCAGCAGCGTAGCAACGCTCGTCATTTGGAACAAGCTACTCTATATGGCCAAAACAGCAATTCATCTAAAATGCGCGTAGGCGGCGCTGATTGTGATGATTGTTATGCGGTTGTGTCGGCTGACGCAGATGAGTCGCAGCTGCGCTACCACCAACACCACCTTCAACCGCAACAGCtacgtaaacaacaacaacagcagcaacaaagcaGTGTTGTGCTAAGTGAAACGACACCACCAACGCGTCGACGTGACTTGGAAAGTTTCCGGCTTTACGGTGACTCCACAACAGCAGCGACGACAGCGGGCGCGGCAGCGGATGACAACGCCAAAGCCGATGATTTACG TCTATCCACGCGTCAATTAcgtcgacaacaacaaccatttggTCAACTGTCCAGCAGCGCCTTACTCCAACGTTCCCATTCAATTTCGACGGACGATCTCAGTAACGAGTGGGAGTCGAACGAGGCGGTTGCTGAGTCCAACGAGTGGCGACGCGTCAGCAAATTGCGACGCTCCTTTCAATCATCCTCTACGGCGAACAATAGTAATACCAGCGATCCCGCAGTGCAACAACCACCGAGCTCTATACGCCGTCCATACGATCTGCCCGCCAGTGCTGTGAGCGTGTCACGCATACGCGCCGAACTCGAAAGCGGTCGACGTCTTACCACAGCTATGCGTAATAATCATGTGGATTTAGCTGCACTAGAGAGTATACTACACGGTCCGGACAAAACTACGGGCGCCAGTAGCCGTAATACATTGCTTACCGCCGAGTCATTGAAAGAAATACGTGGCCGTCTCAAGAAATTATCGGATGAGTCATTGTATAAGGACGATTTTATAGCATATCAACAACCGCCGTCAGCAGACGAGCACATTGAAGTGCAGCAGAGCGTGCGTCGTAAGCTGTCCACACCACGTTTGCAACAATTGACACCGGAAGAGTCGCCCGAGATCTCAACGGCAACACAGCATACATCTGCTTTCAAAGTTGTGGGCGCACAACGCAAGCCAACAGACAACGACAGCTTAACGCAACGCTCAACGCatttaaaccaaaaacacaCCTCAAACAGCTTGGAATCACGTCAGAAGCAAAGAGATACCAATTCAACCGAGTGGCACTCGCGTCGCAAATCATATGGTTTCGAGAAGATGTCACCGCCGGACAACAAAACTATGCACCGCATGGACGCATCCACCGATAGCGGACTCGGACGTTCCGGCGAACTGGGCAATTGGTCACCCACGGAAGCAGCACCACCGCGCGCCACAGTCATACATTTCGGCGAGCCCGCAAAAGCAGTCACTTCGGCACACTACCGCGCCGCTAAATCCCCATTGCGCCGCACACCTGACGAGGACTTGCTCAAGCGACACTCGATCGCTGTCGATGAGAGTCAATATGTGCGCGATAATTTGCGTAAAACCTCACAGGTGCATTTGAATGGTTTCTATGAGCCGGCCGAGCCCGCTGCCAAATCTACAGTGCAGTTGAGTCGTTATGACAGCAATGCGGAGAGTAATCAACTCTTCCAACGCAACACACAAAATGCACAGAAACGTGTTGAGTTCTGCAAAACCGAGGTACATTTCGCCGCCGAATCGGGACGTGTCAATATCGTTGAAACCGATGGTAAACCGCCACCGACAAATAATTTCCGACGACGCCGTCGCACCACAAGTGGACCGCTACAGAGTCTTACCAAAACCGCAAGCACAGCGGGCACAAGCACAGCCGTGAGCACAACAACCGCTAGTAATGTTACACATTTCGGTGATGATCAACATCAGCAGCAACGTCATCGTACCATCGCCAGTTCGGTGGTCGCATATAAAGCTACATTAGTGGAACCACCAACTGTGCTCAATGACGCACAAATAATGCCGGCCACAACTAACGTAACGGTATCCGTACAACATGCAGAGGGTTCACGTGGCAGCTACGCGTCAACAACCAGCGGTGTCGATACGACTGACAATGAGAATGACGAAATCGCCGCTATACGCGGCATACTCAAGAATAAACCGGTAAAGCCGAAACCTTATCATTTGGGTGAGAACATCGATAGCGCCGATGCTTTGTGGGGTGTGCAGTTGAAGCCTGTGGCTGGTGGCGGCAGCAGCGCAGCGCGTGAGAAAG AAGACTCACCCACTGCTGTGTTGAATAAATCCGTTGCAGAACGCGTGCGCATTGTGGAGAAACGTCATGAGCATAGCGCTCCAAATGGTTACTCTACAAAAATCAACTTGAGTCTGGACGAACCAGCTGCAGCAGCGCGTGATTGGCCTAACGCAG GTGCGCCTATGCTAATGCCAAACACTGACAATCAACCCATACCCAACAACACAAATCGCCGTGCGAGCGCACAAGAGCTCATATTACAAGATCTACGCGAACATCAGCGTATGCTCGACGAGGGACTCAAGTCTACATCGCTCATCATCAAAACAATGCGTTCGGCAAATGAGTTTGATGAGGCTATGCGGCGTCTAAGTATAGCTTCACTGGAATCGAGTACGATGCCACCAATTGTGGTGCCCACACCAATGTTGCGTTCGAATAGCTACCAGGAGACCGTACGTCGTTACTCCAACGCCTCCTTGGAGAGCACCGAACGCGAACTTACCACACAGACTGTAGTTCATACGAGTAGCAGTGCTGCAGCGTTAACAGCGGCCACAAGTAGTCGCAGATTGTCGTTTGAAACACAAAGCGCTTTCGTAACACCGTTAAGCCTACCACCAGCACCGCTAGTGGCACCACGTCTAAAGCTGCTCGGCAGCACTGAGGTAGCAGTGAGTCAGCAGCTTTCACAGTTGCGACGCATGTACGATATTGCAGCGACACAGCAAGAAAATGACGAAGATGCCGCCGACAGTGCCGATGAAGAGGTAAAAAGCTACTTTTGCGCACACGAACAAGCGGAACAAAGCGATAGTGGTGGCGGCACGTTGGAGAGCTCTTCGCAGGAAGATGAGCGCGCCATTGAATACTCCAGCGGCAGTTGGAGTCGCATGAAGGCGAAGCGCACAATTTGGAAGATTGAAGCGGAAGAACGTAAAGCGGCGCCGGCCGTATTGGACAAAGCAG atcTACCTAAATCGAACATTATGAGCATAGAACTACATTCACCGCAAACTTCGTTGGAGAAACGTGATTCCATCAAACGTAACCAAACGCCGCCCGTGGCCAAACCGAGAACTGTGACTGGTG CAGTCAACGCCACTCAGCATCCACAGATACATGTGGCCACCACAGTCAAGCAAACAGCTGATCGTTTTTCAGCAGCCGAACAGCAACGGCAGTCACTGAAAATTGTCAAAGAAGCGCGTGGTGCACGTAAACTGCGTGAACACGAACTCTCATACTTTGGCGTACCACACGGACAGAAACACGAAGAGAACGAAACAAAACCGAAGCAACAGCCGAATAGCAACGCTAATACGTTGAGTTTATCGAAGCGTTCGCTACCGTCACGTCAACGTTTAACTGTTATTGGTAACGAGGATACGAAATCGATGCGTCGACATGAAGCAAATAATACAGAAACAACAACCGTAAGCGGACAAACACAAACGGCCACTAAATGGCAATTGTTAAATGACAAACCCGATCTACTACGACACAGTCCGATTGCTGTGGAACCACAATTGATACGACGTACAGCAGATGTGCAGCGCAGTGAACGTAATAGCACATCCGTGGAACGTAACAAACGTATGCCCTCAACAGAGTTGAGGTTAGATGATGAGCTCAATGATGCTGTtgaagatgatgatgacgacaacgagcatttttatgaaaatataacaaatgaaaTTACGCCTGTCTTCAAAGTGAAGTCACCGCAACCGTATGATCGTAAAATGGATATGGAACGCGACGCATTCATATTGAACGAGATGAATGAGAATGCCGATCTGACTATGAAG GCGCTCTCCGATGAGGCCGCCCATAAAGATCGGCGACGACGACGTTCATCGCTCCATAGACGCGACTCCAAACCACTAGAAACGATCGAAGAGAAATTGGTCACCCAAAAACCCAACGACACATGCATTGCGGTGAAAATGTCACGTGGCACGCTAGCCTCCGAAGCCAAACGCCACGCACGTCACACAACCACTTCACCCAGCCCACACGATACAACCACACGAGTGCGTACTTCATCACAATCGTCAGTAGAAAGTTGTCCGCGTGCACGTTCGCGTTCACTCTCCAGCGAACGTGAGTACGAAAACATACGTACACCGAAACCGACGCGCACCAACGCAACAGCCACAACGAAAATACAAGCCAAAAGCGTTAGCAAACAACAGCAGCGCTCCAGTTCACGTGAATCACAGCGTTCAGCGCGTTTGCCATATTCATCGGGCGATGAGGTAAACCCACGCGAGGAACAACGTGTACGCATGAAGAGTAAACGTAGCTCGAACTCTACGAGTGGCACAACGGGTCGTAGTGGTGAACGACAACGTAGCAGCGGTAGCAGTAAGAAGGATAGCCATCACGACAAACATGGACATCacacgacaacaacaagcagtcgAGATGTTGAGCAGCGACGGCGCGCGGCCAGCAGCACTACGCATGCCTCTCAGCGAGAGGAACGCGGTGAGTGCGTGACTGTGCCGCAACAACAGCGCACCGCAAGTAGTGGacgcagcagtagcagcaacaaGCGACGTGAAGAACCTGCCACCAACGCTGGCAGTAGCGGACGTCACTCCAGCTCACGCAATGCCACGGAGAAGGCACGCACTAGCGCTGGTGTGCGTCTATTGCGTTCGCTACGCGTCGGACGTACGGATGATGCCAAAGCGTCCAGCACGGAGCAACGTGCGTCCGGACATCATCGTTCCACCAGCGAGCGCGAGAAGGCACATGAGAAAGAGCGCGAAAAGGAGTTGCAATCCAAATCGCGAG GTCACTCAACCAGCAAAACCCAGCACCACAGCAGTAGTGAGCACCACCAACATTCACTAACCGCACATAGCGGTACAATGTCCAGTAAAACACGCGAACACAAGAAAGCAACCTCAAACGCCATTGAGAAGCCGCACGAACGAGCCACCACACCAAC ACACAGTAAAAGCTCGCAAAACATAAATGGACGACATAATACTACTGGACAACATGATGGCCACCGCAAACATAACGATCATAAACGAGCACACACACGACCACAACAAGAAGAGAGCAGAACAACGAAGACGACGACGACGCAGCGAAAGCGTAGTGAACATAGCGCAAGGGAGCGCACATAA